A stretch of DNA from Acipenser ruthenus chromosome 21, fAciRut3.2 maternal haplotype, whole genome shotgun sequence:
CAATGCAGGCTGATCAGGGACGTTCCCCTTATTTGCACAATACTCTCTGAAAACAACACATGTGCAGAACGTGTGCATTACAATCCAGGTCCTTGTTCCAAGTCCTAAAGTGTTCAATTCAACCTCCAGCCAGGCCAAGTCAACGTGGTTTTATTGGTTAATCATAATTAAAATTGCAATACAATTAATTGAACACATATATAACTAAATAACTTAAACAACTTATACTGTAGTACTTTTTTTCCAGGCGTCATTgtgttacaataataataatgctgtcgTCCAGTattactgtaaaaagaaaataaagttgcttaaaaaaaacataatttagaccCAGTATTCTAAACGGTAAGAACGTAATACCAGTACCGTACCTGTAAATGTATCAATATAATTGTAACGTAATACTACAAGTTAGATGATCCCTGTACggaaacacaaaataacattatTGGACTGTATGTTAATAATTCTTTggtttatcttctttttttttttaattaatactggTAGCTGGTGACATGTGGCGGATACAGTAGAAATGGACTTGAAAGctcaataatacatttaaaaaatacattttaattaaagcatTGTGGCCTAGGCTATAGGGAAATATTGCGACACAATCAAAGCTTTTTTTCTAgcgttacatttaaaaaaggcaaGCAGTGAAAATGTCTACCTTTTTCTACACAACAGTCAGTAATCCAAACTTATTTCTCAGCGTCCACCGTACCGTCATCCCCATCCAGGAAGTACAACATCTAATTGACAACAAAATCTCATGTGACTGCAATTGAACTCATGTGACTCGTTTGTACAGCCTAGATTGACTTACTGCAGCAATGCACACACCCTTGCGCTAAAGAATGCGCTTTGCTCTCGACACTGCAGCAGATCGCTATTTAAGAAACTGCTGTGGTGCACTGGCTAATGAAGTTACAATATACGtaagaaatacaattatttaaaaaaaaaaaaaaatggcgtcACTGGTTCCcttcaaattattcaattaacGTTTATGAAAATATTATTAGACTTTCTACTAATGTTAAGACGTACATACTTTGGTAGCACGTTCTATGTCAACCGTGATCTCTTGTTAATAATGAGGACTTTAAAGTCTTCTTCAgtttaattaaatgtataatcTTAGCAACTTAATCCTTAAAGTTTTCATACTTGTAACAAAGTTACAATGTTTAAGGATGATGAGGTTGCACTGctacaaatgtaattaatacCAACGACAAAAATACGCATTTGTTTCTCATTTCCAGCTATAGCATATACTGTTCAGAAACTGTTGCTCTACTCATTTCCATTCAGTAAACTatacttattttgtttgtttgttagcgTTGTgttctttgtttctgtgtgtctggGCTGTCTGTTATCATCTCCAGAACACATCTCATAACCATTCCTTAGCATTCTCTCTTAGAATGCCATTATTACGTTATACTTCAAGGAAAGATGGTACTAGGAAAGATGTCATATACTCACTTATGCAGAGGTCCGTCTAAGTCTTAAGGTGGACAAAACACCAAGAATAAGGGCACTACAGTTGCAGTGTTACTGGGTTAGAACTTAATCTACGACTACTAGCCCAGTACATTAACCCTGACCCACCCCTACTAAAACTACTAATGCTCatgcattttattaatattgGTTTTCTACATTGCACAGAATCgtatttattttaaccacacTAGTTTAATAGTGAAGTCTAATATTAACAAATATCTTACTGAGGTTTAAGCTCGCTGTTTTCTGAGTGACTCTCCTTTCGCCTCTACGCCACTGAGAAACTCAGTAGGCCTAATTCAAGTTATGGGTAAAATAACAAGAGAAATTCAACCAGTTCGGTTTGTGCACAGTTACCTTTTGTGACTTCATCTCAAGAGGCCTCATCATGCCAGCCCAGTTCCAGTCATGTGTTACAAACTCACGGAAAACGTGGGTCAGTGCTTTATCATACCATCACTTCCTGCTCAATGTAGTTTGGTTGAGAAAAACCAGAGCGCAAACAGTTCTGCAAGCCAATGTAATACGAATGGAATTCGCCTTGACAAGGTAATGTGAAAGTTTTCAATGATACTTTTTCTTAAACAGTATCAGTGACATTTCGCCACATTCCGATTTATACAACTGCTGCTATATTTAAACATGGTtaggcttttttaaaatataaaaatgtattttttttactagcTAAGTATGACAGTTTCACAGcctatactttttttaaaagtcagaTATTGCCTCTTTAATATTAGAGACAGTCTTTATGCTATTTATTTCCAAACAACTTATTTTAGACAGGCTGCACAAGGATTCTGCTTTGTAGAAATGTTGATGAATGAGATTTTATTATGCCGTAGTGTTGCTTGCAAAGGTCATAAATACCACATCAAAATAATCAGTGTGACACTGAGAGATAACTAATCTAGGAAAAGCAGTAGGTTGTCCTAAGTCTTGCTGCGCACGGCACGTCAGTAACCTATATAAACTGAACTTTACATTGATGACATTATTCTTTAACAATTGAATCAACCACCGGGTATATTGATGTACAGCATGATGATGCAGAAACATAccttgtgttgttgttgttgttgttttttatttgtttattagaactctttatttaaatgttttacaatagATGCCTCCGGTGCAGCACATTTCTGAAGACCATTGgaacataaaaacatacaaatatattttttgaaaaaaaaagaagatttttcTGCAAGTGAGTTTTAAACTCGAGGATTTGTGCAGAGAACGTTAACACAATGTCGAGGAGTAATCTTTGGACAACTTGTAAGTCAGTCCTTAGAACGCCGAAGGATGGTCCGTTGGATCTCGACGACGGCACTCCGTTTGATTTCTCGGACGAAATGCTGGACGAGGAGTTGCCCAAGTTCAACAGACTCAGAGTGGTGGTATCGGATGAGATGAGTGACTCTTCGGTCATCCCTCACGCTGCCTCGGCTGTCAACGGCAGACGTATTAATTCGGCAGTATCCGATGATGATTCTTTAATGGGTTCCTCGTCAAGCCTTCAGAACCCGGGGATTCATTTGGACCAGTGTGATgggtgtacaaagaaaaaagaacaatTCAAACAGAAAAAAGTGAAAAAGAAGCTAGCTTTCGCTGCTATTTTATACTTTCTCTTTATGATAGGAGAACTTATAGGTAAGTTAAATGGCCTTTTTTGGGGGGCACCCTTCATCATTTGTAAAATCTCAACAGTAAAAACTGTAGTCCTAGAATAATGAAACCATGTAATAGTGTAAAGTGAACCCTTCCATTCCCCTGTGTCACCCACCTTCACCCCGAAATACTGCCATGACTTGATTAGCTTAACGTATTGTCCCTTTAGTTATTAAACCTGCCTGTTAGTTGCACCATAAAAAGTCACTGGTTACCAAATATGATACTGCACACGGCTCTCCACTACATCTAAATTACACTTATAAAAGTTTTACAACACCCTTTTGCTTTTGCACGAGAAAACAAAAGTTAAGCTCACCAGAAAAAGAAACAGAGGACATAGGCTGAGCAGAAGCTGGCACAAGCTTCTCCTTGTAAGAAGAGTACAATTCTATTCACTGCACAGCATCGGCTATTCCATGTGCAATAAGCACACTTGAACAATTGTATTAAAGTTGTTACTGTAAAAATGCTTTTCTTCTCCGACAATTATCGAGGAGGTCAGAAGTGAGTTTGAGACCCTGTTCCCCTTTGatcctctgttttttttgtttgctttttgttcTTATATTGCAGCGTATTTCGTCTTTCTTGATTATGTAATACATGCCCAAAGTGAGAAAATAAAAGAGCCACACAAGGTTGTATGTATACTTGTGTATGCGTATTTATGCAATGGCATGCTTGGAAGGTATTCATATGGAAGAGAATATTAGAAAATACATCAGATTATTGAATATCGATCTTATTGAAGAAATATTAACTTGAAACAAGTGTTAACTTTGGGAGAAATATGGTGGTACTGAAACATGATTTTGAATATACTGTAGTTTAATATACACACATGTATCCCTTTCAAATATTGCAACATACCGTGTTCCACATGGGTGGAACATGCAAATAAATGGATGCATTAAACTGTAGTATAAAGGAACATAATACATATTGCACATTGCTAATGGCCAGTTTTACAAAGGGCAAGGTCTATGGGGAATTTTGCAACACAGATATTTACCAttgaagttgtttcacctttaatggaagtATCACAGAGTACATTTCCATGTGGCTACATACAATTTTAAAGTCATTTTCCTACTTTGCATAATGCAAACGTCCAATATATACCCTATAACAGCTCCAAACAACTTAATATTGTTTGACCGTCACTGGCTGGCAAAATCCCCTTCCTATAGATAGACCCTTGCCTTTGCTTCATTGTTGATTCATAATTAATATCCATTAGTAAGTCCCATGTCAGAAGAACTCTTTTGAGAACTAAACTTGCACAATTTGCTCACTCtctggacattttttttaacagaaaatatataatatttccaGTTAGAAAGTGAGGTCTAAAGCAGGTGCTACTTTACTGTGTGTAGTATATTACAAATGTTTATCTTGTTTAACATGAAATGTGGTCATGAATTGCATGAGTTGTTTAAATGACAAATACTCCATCAATCTAAATGACACCTGTTAAGTGTTCTTCCATGCAAGCAGTTTAACCTCTCCACCTTAACCTCTTAAAATTCCACTTAAGGTGGTTATGTCGCCAATAGCCTTGCGATTATGACCGATGCGCTGCACATGTTAACGGATCTCATCGCTATTGTTGTGTCCTTGCTTGCATTGTGGCTGTCGGCAAAACCACCAACTAAGAGGTTCACCTTTGGATTGCATCGTCTAGGTAAGTGAACTCGCTTGTGTTTTCATAcaagttcatatatatatatgtgcgtatttatttatttatttatttatttatttatttatttataagatcattttaaatatatatatatatgcacagagAGTTCAACAATGAAAGAATCTTGTCAACAAGTACTATTCCGAGGAAATCTGTGTTAGTAAAGAGTTCATTGGGATTGTGGGAGACTGTAATTGATGATACCGCAGGGCAACATGCAGAATCTGTGACAGAGAGAAAGCAGGATCCTTCATTTCACAATATCAACTACAGTGAGGCAGtgcaaatgctgctgctgttgccttTGCTTTGGTAACTTGGGCTGATTGCAGCTAGATCATTGAAGTGGAATACCACCTTGCAACAGCAGCAGCTTTTCATTTATAGCATTGTCTGAAACACCTGCATATTCTAAAGGGAAGTATACAACACAAACAAAGAGATTTTCAACAGAAGAGCAGAGGGACCAGCGATAATATTCAAGTAACCTTGGACAGCACTTTTTAAGCTAGAGTACTAGCTCTTGAAAAGTGTTTTAGAATAATCTGCATGTTCTAAATCTAATGTTTGTACCTTTTTATTATATGCTAATGAACTTATTTGGCTTGTTTCTAGTGTATAGTACTCTATAACCAATAATAATGATGCTAGTTTTCCATACAGCTCCTAATAAAGAACAGAATCGCTTGTCACAGTATTGCATGTTATCGTAGTCACTTCTACACGCCCTCACGAAGGTGGGCAGGTTTTAATCGAGGGCAATCTGAAGCCATCAaacacccccttttttcaggtagAATTATAGTGCAGGATAATTCATTTAGATAGATGTTCAGAGAAGTTATTGTTAGTATTTCAGGTTGCATTAGgtctataatatacagtatattgtatactTCTAAAAGAAGGGGTGGTTAAAAGTTTGAAACCGTGTTAATGTCAGTTATCGTAAAGTTATTTACCTTTGGTGCACCATTTTAATGTGAACACACCAATGTGTCTTGTGTTATCTGCACTGTGGAGAACACACTTAGCGTTACACGTGTGAATATTAACAGAACCATAGTTCTGTCTAACAATGGATTCTGTACTAGACATATACATGTACCTGTAATGTATTTGATGCAGGAGTTTTTTTTAGTACATATGTCACAAGTCTATATGAAATGTTAGTTTGCTATCTTCTTATTTCCATGCACAGAGGTCATTTCTGCTGTTATCAGTGTGTTGCTCGTATACATACTTGCAGCAATCCTGCTGTATGAAGCTGTTCAGAGAACTATCCACCAGGATTTTGATATTGACGGTGATGTGATGCTCATTACTGCTGCAGTTGGTGTTGCTGTGAATCTAATGTAAGTCTTTCTGTAGTACTCTATTCTCGTCACCTACATATCCGCTGTTTGCAATTCAAAGCGCAGTATATTAACTAcagaattaaatacatatttatttcattAAGATAATTACATACCAAATGTTTTTTATAACATTTCTGTATCTAAAGGTTTGGATTTCTGATTAAATATAGTCTAGTCAGTAATGATGTTTGCCCTTCAGTTTGCCACAGGATTGGTACTTGTTAAGATGATTtgttaatgacaaaataaatgtttaaagtacatgctaaattgtagaatattttgcttttttatgtccacctttttaaAGACAATCTGTATgtaccatcagtgaattatcaaacaaaataaaaacataaatacatctaAAATTAACAAGAGGCACGTGAcctgtccccttcttgtactggacagtgatctttagcagaaatatttccgatctttgatgcagctggtgtctttttcgtgaAGACGTTTTGAAGAAATCGCGCAGCTCTGTGCGGTGTGCTCAATCATTAACCGGAAGCAAActgaaccggctgccaggttcctaaatgcagtttAACAGTCAGTGCGACAATAAGGCAAATGttggcaaatgtatttatttataagtgttaaaaatatgtagatttataCTATTCTTTCAGAAGTTGGAATTTATAGAGAACCGTATTACACAGCAATGGTTACGTttcacggaaattgtgaaatctgtgataaccgtgaaaaaaaatacagccttacttataaataatattttacaggCATGCTCACAGCTTTTTAATACTTAAACCAACAGCTGTAGATAAATAACAGGTTTTTGCCCTGTTGTGTTCTAAAAAACACTgggctgagtttttttttttgtttagaaaaacaatacatgtttcaacattttctttttatttattgctaCTTAAAATTATTTGAAACTTTGTAACTGACTTTCAGTTAGGAAATGTAGTTTTCTACCGTGGTCTCTCGTTTACTAAACAGCTGTTGAATGATTTAGTTGACGTACGTTGACTTAGATGTAGAATTAACAATACTAAAATGAAACTTTTGAAAATGATAAAACTGGTTTTGTTTCCCATGTTGTAATGACAGACACATCATGTATTATGATTGAGTGCTGAGAGCTGCCTATGAATCAGAGGATTAAAGAGCAGCTTCAGAGAAATGTATTAAAGATTGAAACTTCACCGCCTCATGTTAACATATGCTGttggaaatcacgttggaacctcacaggactccttgGTCCCAGTTTGATGTagtatatgtaaatatatgtaaaaatatatatatatattgtcctattctcatgtatactcagtaaaggtgttcctttttttaattttataacttCATTTTGACAAAAATAACTCGTTAAACGTGCTTTTCTGGTGTTCCTGGAGCAGGGCCTGAATGAATACTAAAGTGTGATTCTCTTGAACAGAATGGGATTCATACTGAATCAGTCAGGGCACCTCCATTCCCACTCCCACGGGCCCTCGCAGCACCCT
This window harbors:
- the LOC117428182 gene encoding probable proton-coupled zinc antiporter SLC30A4, which codes for MSRSNLWTTCKSVLRTPKDGPLDLDDGTPFDFSDEMLDEELPKFNRLRVVVSDEMSDSSVIPHAASAVNGRRINSAVSDDDSLMGSSSSLQNPGIHLDQCDGCTKKKEQFKQKKVKKKLAFAAILYFLFMIGELIGGYVANSLAIMTDALHMLTDLIAIVVSLLALWLSAKPPTKRFTFGLHRLEVISAVISVLLVYILAAILLYEAVQRTIHQDFDIDGDVMLITAAVGVAVNLIMGFILNQSGHLHSHSHGPSQHPASSGQGGHGHSHDKSHGSLAVRAAFIHALGDLVQSVGVLVAAYIIRFKPEYKIADPICTYVFSVLVLFTTLRIMWDTGIIVLEGVPKHLDVTRIKEDLLKLEDVYSVDDLNVWALTAGKTAAVVHLQLIPDSSAKWEEVQSKARLLLLNTYGMYKCTIQVQSFRQRLPQLCMKCQSSCA